From a region of the Corallococcus coralloides DSM 2259 genome:
- a CDS encoding tetratricopeptide repeat protein, translating into MVKPAKMSLWALALAMPLLAAGVAALKPRAQPQSLPDTFWTDRRAAARIEARLTHPEADRYRSRAPAGGCPVPAEPMPLGPLARMEAQQDWGGIAAAYALEGEWNQAASFLERTPGSPERDSDLAAVALARGDHERALRLLDGALTAKPNLTQALWNRALVFREMGLTLRASALFEEVAKRNEQGWGREAHAQALALREATLERQRQWKAARDATLALMEDPKAPLPMDAARQMPGTVRGIFYDVVRAAASKERAQSLLPLAKELDRLHGGSVLTDYVQRVAKRDFSRRSTLAQQYAESLRAGHGVPDALLDRARLSGDDDIYLGALLRGRSNATRDLQDTLARIQKTNDPWFADIAERDQARKEILEGAWWKAEQRYFGALQRCRETTVSVRCLDLERRLAMFYGDMQRVSEAEQHAKQLWAGARQLREWDLELNALEILSHVARSRNDLGSARAYLEEWMARGASVSCYWPHVQLAHLHYQDLRPEAARRELELAAACSDNPMEPMFGATLAELTRTSSGSEDAAWMRAISAKMLAGPVVTKSDQVYERYLEGRFLLEQDRSQGEAFLRDTITRADALPRGDALARESWALAYSSLATDAGRAGEFPKVVTLMAAQLGTPVPTRCALAASVHAERTVLVALGPKGEVKGHYDASRKVAFAHADSSRLVPDALRQTLASCERVDVLAWAPIFGRTDLLPAELAWSFRLGRVSGPRPAPAATRRLVVAGVETPSLLQLPRLPTWTPDAEPGSAPPDVLSGSDATPSRVLARMADATEIEIHAHGITDPTLSGASLVVLSPEVNGRYALTADVVREHRLTGAPTVFLAACSAGRTTALQSTEPFSLPAAFIDSGARAVLASTVDIPDAAGRFFDGVRRRIHSGVPAAIALRDERQAWLSRDARAGWTRAVLLVENAE; encoded by the coding sequence ATGGTGAAGCCGGCGAAGATGAGTCTCTGGGCGCTGGCACTGGCCATGCCCCTCCTGGCTGCTGGCGTCGCGGCCCTGAAGCCCCGGGCGCAGCCGCAGTCCCTTCCTGACACCTTCTGGACGGATCGCCGGGCGGCGGCCCGTATCGAAGCCCGCCTCACGCACCCGGAAGCGGACCGCTACCGCTCACGCGCCCCCGCGGGCGGCTGCCCGGTTCCCGCCGAGCCCATGCCCCTGGGCCCGCTCGCCCGCATGGAGGCCCAGCAGGACTGGGGCGGCATCGCGGCGGCGTATGCCCTGGAGGGTGAGTGGAACCAGGCGGCCTCCTTCCTGGAGCGCACGCCGGGCTCGCCGGAGCGCGACAGCGACCTGGCGGCCGTGGCGCTCGCGCGGGGGGACCATGAGCGGGCGCTGCGCCTCCTGGACGGCGCGCTCACCGCGAAGCCGAACCTCACGCAGGCGCTGTGGAACCGCGCGCTGGTGTTCCGGGAGATGGGGCTGACGCTGCGCGCGTCCGCGCTCTTCGAAGAGGTGGCGAAGCGCAATGAGCAGGGTTGGGGGCGCGAAGCCCACGCCCAGGCGCTGGCCCTTCGCGAGGCGACGCTGGAGCGCCAGCGCCAGTGGAAGGCCGCGCGCGACGCGACCCTGGCCCTGATGGAGGACCCCAAGGCGCCCCTGCCCATGGACGCGGCCCGGCAGATGCCCGGCACCGTGCGCGGCATCTTCTATGACGTGGTGCGCGCCGCGGCGTCGAAGGAGCGCGCGCAGTCACTGCTGCCGCTGGCGAAGGAGCTGGACCGGCTGCATGGCGGCAGCGTGCTCACGGACTATGTGCAGCGCGTGGCGAAGCGCGACTTCTCCCGCCGAAGCACGCTGGCGCAGCAGTACGCGGAGTCCCTGCGGGCGGGCCACGGGGTCCCGGATGCGCTCCTGGACCGGGCGCGGCTGTCCGGCGACGACGACATCTACCTGGGCGCCCTGCTGCGCGGCCGCAGCAATGCCACGCGGGACCTCCAGGACACGCTCGCGCGCATCCAGAAGACGAACGACCCCTGGTTCGCGGACATCGCGGAGCGGGACCAGGCGCGCAAGGAGATACTGGAGGGCGCGTGGTGGAAGGCCGAGCAGCGCTACTTCGGCGCGCTCCAGCGCTGCCGTGAGACGACGGTGTCGGTGCGCTGCCTGGATCTGGAGCGGCGGCTGGCCATGTTCTACGGCGACATGCAGCGCGTCTCCGAGGCCGAGCAGCACGCGAAGCAGCTGTGGGCGGGCGCCCGGCAGCTGCGCGAGTGGGACCTGGAGCTCAACGCCCTGGAGATCCTCAGCCACGTGGCGCGCTCCCGCAACGACCTGGGCAGCGCCCGCGCGTACCTGGAGGAGTGGATGGCCCGCGGGGCCTCGGTCAGCTGCTACTGGCCCCACGTGCAGCTGGCGCACCTGCACTACCAGGACCTGCGGCCAGAGGCCGCCCGGCGCGAGCTGGAGCTGGCCGCCGCCTGCTCCGACAACCCGATGGAGCCGATGTTCGGCGCGACGCTCGCGGAGCTGACGCGCACGAGCTCCGGCTCCGAGGACGCCGCGTGGATGCGGGCCATCTCCGCGAAGATGCTGGCGGGGCCGGTCGTCACGAAGAGCGACCAGGTCTACGAACGCTACCTGGAGGGCCGCTTCCTCCTGGAGCAGGACCGGAGCCAGGGCGAGGCGTTCCTGCGCGACACCATCACCCGGGCGGACGCGCTGCCGCGCGGGGACGCCCTGGCGCGCGAGTCGTGGGCGCTCGCCTATTCGTCGCTGGCGACGGACGCGGGCCGCGCTGGAGAGTTCCCCAAGGTGGTGACGCTGATGGCCGCCCAGCTGGGCACGCCCGTGCCCACCCGGTGCGCGCTGGCCGCCAGCGTCCACGCGGAGCGCACCGTGCTGGTCGCGCTGGGGCCCAAGGGCGAGGTGAAGGGCCACTACGATGCCTCGCGCAAGGTGGCGTTCGCCCACGCGGACTCGTCCCGGCTGGTGCCGGACGCCCTGCGCCAGACGCTCGCCAGCTGCGAGCGCGTGGATGTGCTCGCGTGGGCCCCCATCTTCGGGCGCACGGACCTGCTGCCGGCGGAGCTGGCGTGGAGCTTCCGGCTGGGCCGCGTCAGCGGTCCCCGCCCGGCCCCCGCGGCCACGCGCCGCCTGGTGGTGGCCGGCGTGGAGACGCCGTCGCTGCTGCAGCTGCCCCGGCTGCCCACGTGGACGCCGGACGCGGAGCCCGGCAGCGCTCCGCCGGACGTGCTGTCCGGTTCGGACGCCACGCCCTCGCGCGTGCTGGCGCGCATGGCGGACGCCACGGAGATTGAAATCCACGCCCACGGCATCACCGACCCCACGCTCTCCGGCGCGTCGCTGGTGGTGCTGTCCCCGGAGGTCAACGGCCGCTACGCGCTCACCGCGGACGTGGTGCGGGAGCACCGGCTCACCGGCGCGCCCACCGTGTTCCTGGCCGCGTGCAGCGCGGGCCGCACCACGGCCCTGCAGAGCACGGAGCCCTTCAGCCTGCCGGCGGCCTTCATTGACTCGGGCGCGAGAGCGGTGCTGGCCTCCACCGTGGACATCCCGGACGCGGCGGGCCGCTTCTTCGACGGTGTGCGCCGGCGCATCCACTCGGGCGTCCCCGCCGCCATCGCGCTGCGCGACGAGCGCCAGGCGTGGCTGTCCCGCGACGCCCGGGCCGGGTGGACGCGGGCCGTGCTGCTGGTCGAAAACGCCGAGTGA
- a CDS encoding polysaccharide lyase: MKRLLQLVAAASLMPALSFAGVIWKGDFETGNTSQWTRQQAVANSRLQVVTDVVRDGRYALKATVKQGDNPINASGNRNELLYLTHETQGKEYYYKWSTLFPSNYPVHDSWQVITQWHQESCCGSPPLEFFVRGDKINLRVGGNTTPVLWQTSINKGNWHDFVLHVKWSSDKKVGFVELWHNGEHVLPKTYGANQFGKELNYLKMGLYRDAAIKPEGAIYHDGFTMATTLDEVMPPAPAPVEEPAPAPTPVPDDTNIPAEDPTVEAPVAETPVTNTPQLPTVGGQTPSVPTPTPVSNNPNGLPDSSDAMAGGCSASGTSGTLPFAGALLMLGAVALRRRRAPARALAPRAKR, from the coding sequence TTGAAGCGACTCCTTCAGCTCGTTGCCGCGGCCTCCCTGATGCCGGCCCTGTCTTTCGCTGGCGTCATCTGGAAGGGCGACTTCGAGACCGGCAACACGTCCCAGTGGACGCGCCAACAGGCCGTTGCCAACAGCCGCTTGCAGGTCGTGACAGATGTGGTGCGTGACGGCAGGTACGCCCTCAAGGCCACGGTGAAGCAGGGCGACAATCCCATCAACGCCAGCGGCAACCGCAACGAGCTGCTCTACCTGACCCACGAGACGCAGGGGAAGGAGTACTACTACAAGTGGAGCACGCTCTTCCCCTCGAACTACCCGGTGCATGACTCGTGGCAGGTCATCACCCAGTGGCACCAGGAGAGCTGCTGTGGCTCACCGCCGCTGGAGTTCTTCGTGCGCGGGGACAAGATCAACCTGCGCGTGGGCGGCAACACCACGCCCGTGCTGTGGCAGACGTCCATCAACAAGGGCAACTGGCACGACTTCGTGCTGCACGTGAAGTGGTCCTCGGACAAGAAGGTCGGCTTCGTGGAGCTGTGGCACAACGGCGAGCACGTGCTGCCGAAGACCTACGGCGCCAACCAGTTCGGCAAGGAGCTGAACTACCTGAAGATGGGGCTGTACCGCGACGCCGCCATCAAGCCCGAAGGCGCCATCTACCACGACGGCTTCACCATGGCGACGACGCTCGATGAGGTGATGCCGCCCGCGCCCGCGCCGGTGGAGGAGCCCGCGCCCGCGCCCACGCCCGTGCCGGATGACACGAACATCCCCGCGGAGGATCCGACGGTGGAGGCCCCGGTGGCGGAGACGCCGGTGACGAACACGCCGCAGCTGCCCACCGTGGGCGGACAGACCCCCTCCGTCCCCACCCCCACGCCCGTGTCCAACAACCCCAATGGCCTGCCGGACTCGTCCGACGCCATGGCGGGGGGCTGCAGCGCGTCCGGCACGTCCGGCACCCTGCCCTTCGCCGGTGCCCTGCTGATGCTGGGCGCTGTCGCGCTGCGCCGTCGCCGGGCCCCCGCCCGCGCGCTGGCCCCGCGCGCGAAGCGCTGA
- a CDS encoding nuclear transport factor 2 family protein — MTSTRDEWKTELSRRFAAFVEAYERGSLEALSELFWHDDDIVVVGTHSNLHFIGWAQVEHSFRTQFANLRDIRVTLRSEQLWHCGAPPSTMACLTVPSMDIALVASGKPVTFEGIRVACAFERRDTEWRMVQMHWSLPRSEVLVDHEYR, encoded by the coding sequence ATGACCTCGACGCGGGATGAGTGGAAGACGGAGCTCTCCCGGCGCTTCGCCGCGTTCGTGGAGGCCTACGAGCGCGGGAGCCTGGAAGCCCTGTCCGAGCTGTTCTGGCACGACGACGACATCGTGGTCGTGGGCACTCACTCCAACCTCCACTTCATCGGCTGGGCGCAGGTGGAGCACTCCTTCCGCACCCAGTTCGCGAACCTGCGCGACATCCGCGTGACGCTGCGCTCGGAGCAGCTCTGGCACTGCGGCGCGCCGCCCTCCACGATGGCCTGCCTCACGGTGCCCTCGATGGACATCGCCCTGGTCGCGAGCGGCAAGCCCGTCACGTTCGAGGGCATTCGCGTGGCCTGCGCCTTCGAACGCCGGGACACGGAGTGGCGGATGGTCCAGATGCACTGGTCGCTTCCTCGCTCGGAGGTGCTGGTGGACCACGAGTACCGCTGA
- a CDS encoding S1 family peptidase has translation MKRTSGLFSTATALFAGATLSVIPSMAMAAPSPAEAALAHDVSPDLLSAMQRDLGLTADGAKQRLASEAAAVRVEGNLRAQLGERFGGAWMNADGSALVVGVTTDADADAVRRAGAEPRKVKYTQAELEAVKAQLDRDSGMAGRAVHAWYVDVMTNSVVVLTQDSALTGGTDFVAKAGVKHAAVRTVPSREEFKPVYDLRGGDAYYPGGSRCSIGFPVAGGFVTAGHCGGPGTGTSGFNGVAQGTVVAASWPGNDYAWVRTNGSWGSQPWVNNYAGGNVLVQGSQEAGVNASVCRSGSTTGWRCGVITGKNVTVNYSAGPVYGLTASSACAEGGDSGGSWLSGNQAQGVTSGAGGNCSSGGNTVFQPLLPILNAYGLSLTTTGGGGSGGPIIGLANKCIDVPNSNTNDGTRLQLWDCNGTNAQRWTFMSDGTVRAFGKCMDVAWGSSANGTAIQLVSCNGNPAQQFILSGAGDLVNPQANKCVDVTSGNSASGTPLQLWECNGTAAQKWRR, from the coding sequence ATGAAGCGGACCTCCGGGCTGTTCTCCACCGCGACGGCGCTGTTCGCTGGCGCCACGTTGAGCGTCATTCCCTCGATGGCGATGGCGGCGCCCTCCCCCGCGGAAGCGGCGCTGGCGCACGACGTGTCGCCCGACCTGCTCTCCGCGATGCAGCGGGACCTGGGCCTGACGGCGGACGGCGCGAAGCAGCGGCTGGCGTCGGAGGCCGCGGCGGTGCGCGTGGAGGGCAACCTGCGCGCGCAGCTGGGCGAGCGCTTTGGCGGCGCGTGGATGAACGCGGACGGCAGCGCGCTGGTGGTGGGCGTGACGACGGACGCGGACGCGGACGCGGTGCGCCGCGCGGGGGCGGAGCCGCGGAAGGTGAAGTACACGCAGGCGGAGCTGGAGGCGGTGAAGGCCCAGCTGGACCGCGACAGCGGGATGGCGGGCCGCGCCGTGCACGCCTGGTACGTGGACGTGATGACGAACAGCGTGGTGGTCCTGACGCAGGACTCCGCGCTGACGGGCGGCACGGACTTCGTCGCGAAGGCGGGCGTGAAGCACGCCGCGGTGCGGACGGTGCCGTCACGCGAGGAGTTCAAGCCGGTGTACGACCTGCGCGGCGGTGACGCGTACTACCCGGGCGGCTCGCGCTGCTCCATCGGCTTCCCGGTGGCGGGCGGCTTCGTGACGGCGGGCCACTGCGGCGGGCCGGGCACGGGCACCAGCGGCTTCAACGGCGTGGCGCAGGGCACGGTGGTGGCGGCCAGCTGGCCCGGCAACGACTACGCCTGGGTGCGCACCAACGGCTCCTGGGGGTCGCAGCCGTGGGTGAACAACTACGCGGGCGGCAACGTGCTGGTGCAGGGCTCGCAGGAGGCGGGCGTCAACGCGTCCGTCTGTCGCTCGGGCTCCACCACCGGCTGGCGCTGCGGCGTCATCACGGGGAAGAACGTCACGGTGAACTACTCCGCGGGCCCGGTGTATGGCCTCACGGCGTCCAGCGCGTGCGCGGAGGGCGGTGACTCCGGCGGCTCGTGGCTGTCCGGCAACCAGGCGCAGGGCGTGACGTCCGGCGCCGGCGGCAACTGCTCCTCCGGCGGCAACACCGTCTTCCAGCCGCTCCTCCCCATCCTGAACGCCTACGGCCTGTCGCTCACCACCACGGGCGGTGGCGGCTCCGGCGGTCCCATCATCGGCCTGGCGAACAAGTGCATCGACGTGCCGAACTCCAACACCAACGACGGCACCCGCCTGCAGCTGTGGGACTGCAACGGCACCAACGCGCAGCGGTGGACCTTCATGTCGGACGGCACCGTGCGCGCGTTCGGCAAGTGCATGGACGTGGCCTGGGGCTCCAGCGCCAACGGCACGGCCATCCAGCTGGTGAGCTGCAACGGAAACCCCGCGCAGCAGTTCATCCTCTCCGGCGCTGGTGACCTGGTGAACCCCCAGGCCAACAAGTGCGTGGACGTGACCAGCGGCAACTCCGCCAGCGGCACCCCGCTGCAGCTCTGGGAGTGCAACGGCACCGCCGCGCAGAAGTGGCGCCGGTAG
- a CDS encoding HlyD family secretion protein has translation MTTRTAPSLEAAPSTEAPAVTKPAKRSRARQVLPILVGVAVLGGGARFLLTHGHESTDDAQVEGRIANVSPRVAGQVARVLVHDNQTVKAGDVVVELDHADLDARLEVARADVMSAEAQLSNAQAQLTLTEANAGANLRQARAGVTQASSGISSSKAALDQARADVTASEARFKLAETDLGRIKQLREQGAVAQADLDARQASYDQAKAALDQSRARLTSTEAGIQSSSGGLEAAQGKLSAAETAPVQVQAAQAALKLAEARLKQTHGALTLAELAVSYAQVRAPVDGVISRRTVEVGQMVGPERPLMAVVPQNDIWIVANFKEDQVGEMRPGQPVELEVDAFGSHSFKGHVDSLAGASGARFALLPPDNASGNFVKVVQRIPVLIRFDGDLKDLPIKPGMSAYVTVDTGAKPEPQKSAAVDTRKAE, from the coding sequence ATGACGACCCGTACCGCCCCTTCACTGGAAGCCGCCCCCTCCACCGAAGCCCCCGCCGTCACGAAGCCCGCGAAGCGCTCCCGCGCCAGGCAGGTGCTGCCCATCCTCGTGGGCGTGGCGGTGTTGGGCGGGGGTGCGCGCTTCCTCCTCACCCACGGTCACGAGTCCACCGACGATGCCCAGGTGGAGGGCCGCATCGCCAACGTGTCGCCGCGCGTGGCCGGTCAGGTGGCCCGCGTGCTGGTGCATGACAACCAGACGGTGAAGGCCGGCGACGTGGTGGTGGAGCTGGACCACGCGGACCTGGACGCGCGCCTGGAGGTCGCTCGCGCGGACGTGATGAGCGCGGAGGCCCAGCTGTCCAACGCCCAGGCCCAGCTCACCCTCACGGAGGCCAACGCCGGCGCCAACCTGCGCCAGGCCCGCGCCGGCGTCACCCAGGCCTCCAGCGGCATCAGCTCCTCCAAGGCCGCGTTGGATCAGGCCCGCGCGGACGTGACCGCGTCCGAGGCGCGCTTCAAGCTGGCGGAGACGGACCTGGGCCGCATCAAGCAGCTGCGCGAGCAGGGCGCCGTGGCCCAGGCGGACCTGGACGCGCGCCAGGCCTCGTATGACCAGGCCAAGGCCGCGCTGGACCAGTCCCGCGCGCGGCTGACCTCCACCGAGGCCGGCATCCAGAGCTCCTCCGGTGGCCTGGAGGCCGCGCAGGGCAAGCTCAGCGCCGCGGAGACGGCGCCCGTGCAGGTGCAGGCCGCGCAGGCCGCGCTGAAGCTCGCGGAGGCCCGCCTCAAGCAGACGCACGGCGCGCTGACGCTCGCGGAGCTCGCCGTGTCCTACGCGCAGGTGCGCGCCCCGGTGGACGGCGTGATCAGCCGCCGCACCGTGGAGGTGGGGCAGATGGTGGGGCCGGAGCGTCCGCTGATGGCCGTCGTTCCGCAGAACGACATCTGGATCGTCGCCAACTTCAAGGAGGACCAGGTCGGTGAGATGCGCCCGGGCCAGCCGGTGGAGCTGGAGGTGGACGCCTTCGGCAGCCACTCGTTCAAGGGCCACGTGGACAGCCTCGCGGGCGCCAGCGGCGCGCGCTTCGCCCTGCTGCCGCCGGACAACGCGTCCGGCAACTTCGTGAAGGTCGTGCAGCGCATCCCCGTGCTCATCCGCTTCGATGGCGACCTGAAGGACCTGCCCATCAAGCCCGGCATGAGCGCCTACGTCACCGTGGACACCGGCGCGAAGCCGGAGCCCCAGAAGTCCGCGGCGGTGGATACCCGGAAGGCGGAGTAA
- a CDS encoding MarR family winged helix-turn-helix transcriptional regulator, whose product MKLVPRYERLKQMAQRFPTLDPSAIETCLTMLRLSNELTEAYEAHFARHGVSHGRFVVLVQLFAAEDAGESLRPADLAELASCSRATITGLLDTLEKDGFISRVDHPEDRRMYSVHLTSKGREFILGMMPDHYRRIAALMAPLSLDERDTLRALLAKVSSGIPALRDP is encoded by the coding sequence ATGAAGCTCGTGCCCCGGTACGAGCGGCTGAAGCAGATGGCTCAGCGCTTCCCCACGCTCGACCCCAGCGCCATCGAGACGTGTCTGACGATGCTACGTCTCTCCAATGAGCTGACCGAAGCCTACGAAGCGCACTTCGCACGGCACGGCGTGTCCCACGGACGCTTCGTCGTGCTGGTGCAGCTGTTCGCGGCGGAGGACGCGGGGGAGAGCCTGCGTCCCGCGGACCTCGCGGAGCTGGCGAGCTGCAGCCGCGCGACCATCACCGGCCTGTTGGACACGCTGGAGAAGGACGGCTTCATCTCCCGCGTGGATCACCCCGAGGACCGGCGCATGTACTCCGTGCACCTCACCTCGAAGGGCCGCGAGTTCATCCTGGGAATGATGCCCGACCACTACCGCCGCATCGCCGCGCTCATGGCTCCCTTGAGCCTGGATGAGCGGGACACGCTTCGCGCCCTGCTCGCCAAGGTGTCCTCCGGCATCCCCGCCCTGCGGGACCCCTGA
- a CDS encoding DHA2 family efflux MFS transporter permease subunit: MDARRDVIQGSKTGITIAAMAAALMSVLDISIVNVALSDIRASFGTPLDQIAWVSTGYMMANVVVIPMTGWLQRRFGYRKYFTFSVILFTVASVLCGLSWNLTSLVAFRILQGMGGGAIIPTSQAILFARYPREEHGMAGALFGLGAVTGPLLGPTVGGLLIEAASWHWIFLINVPVGLFAAYMAWRYIEQPHFEPSTEKVDKNGIALLAVGMACLQYVLEEGNREDWFDSRLITLLAVIAGIALITFVVHELETPSPVVDLRVFGNRSYSAATGVNFLVGTALFSGSFLFSLFCGSVMRYEALDIGLIFLKGSAIQILLMPLIGKFGGKVDGRYLIGFGILGMSLSLWTNGHLATRVDEITLITPVFIRACSLGFIFVPLSVMALSNLRPEQRGNAAGLFNLTRELGGSIGTAWMSSALSRSTQANVTAITSHVDVYGQVAQEQVASMTGAMAARGVLNPTGAAYGLLSQRINAQALVRAFNANFLILAALFVCALVLVVMLQKADPNVKVEGAH; this comes from the coding sequence GTGGACGCACGCAGAGACGTCATCCAAGGTTCCAAGACGGGCATCACCATCGCGGCCATGGCCGCGGCGCTGATGTCCGTGCTGGACATCTCCATCGTCAACGTGGCCTTGAGCGACATCCGCGCGAGCTTCGGCACGCCGTTGGATCAGATCGCCTGGGTGTCCACGGGCTACATGATGGCCAACGTGGTGGTCATCCCGATGACGGGCTGGCTGCAGCGCCGCTTTGGCTACCGGAAGTACTTCACCTTCTCCGTCATCCTCTTCACGGTGGCCAGCGTGCTGTGCGGCCTGTCGTGGAACCTGACGTCACTGGTGGCCTTCCGCATCCTCCAGGGCATGGGCGGCGGCGCCATCATCCCCACGTCCCAGGCCATCCTCTTCGCCCGCTACCCGCGCGAGGAGCACGGCATGGCGGGTGCCCTCTTCGGCCTGGGCGCCGTGACGGGCCCGCTGCTGGGGCCCACCGTGGGCGGCCTGCTCATCGAAGCGGCCAGCTGGCACTGGATCTTCCTCATCAACGTGCCGGTGGGCCTCTTCGCCGCGTACATGGCGTGGCGCTACATCGAACAGCCCCACTTCGAACCGTCCACGGAGAAGGTGGACAAGAACGGCATCGCGCTGCTCGCCGTGGGCATGGCCTGCCTCCAGTACGTGCTGGAGGAGGGCAACCGCGAGGACTGGTTCGACAGCCGGCTGATTACCCTGCTGGCGGTCATCGCGGGCATCGCGCTCATCACCTTCGTCGTCCACGAGCTGGAGACACCCAGTCCCGTGGTGGACCTGCGCGTGTTCGGCAACCGCAGCTACTCCGCGGCCACGGGGGTGAACTTCCTCGTGGGCACGGCGCTGTTCTCTGGCTCGTTCCTCTTCAGCCTCTTCTGCGGCTCCGTGATGCGCTACGAGGCATTGGACATCGGGCTCATCTTCCTCAAGGGCAGCGCCATCCAGATTCTGCTGATGCCGCTCATCGGCAAGTTCGGAGGCAAGGTGGATGGCCGGTACCTGATTGGCTTCGGCATCCTGGGCATGAGCCTGTCCTTGTGGACCAACGGCCACCTGGCCACGCGCGTGGATGAAATCACCCTCATCACGCCGGTGTTCATCCGCGCCTGCTCGCTGGGCTTCATCTTCGTGCCGCTGTCGGTGATGGCGCTCAGCAACCTGCGTCCGGAGCAGCGAGGCAACGCGGCGGGCCTCTTCAACCTCACCCGCGAGCTGGGCGGCTCCATTGGCACCGCGTGGATGAGCAGCGCGCTCAGCCGCTCCACCCAGGCCAACGTCACCGCCATCACCTCGCACGTGGACGTCTACGGGCAGGTGGCCCAGGAGCAGGTCGCCTCGATGACCGGCGCCATGGCGGCCAGGGGCGTGCTCAACCCCACGGGCGCCGCCTACGGCCTGTTGAGCCAGCGCATCAACGCGCAGGCGCTGGTGCGGGCCTTCAACGCGAACTTCCTCATCCTCGCCGCGCTGTTCGTCTGCGCCCTCGTCCTGGTGGTCATGCTCCAGAAGGCGGACCCGAACGTGAAGGTGGAAGGCGCGCACTAG
- a CDS encoding glycerophosphodiester phosphodiesterase family protein → MRTASFIRQVLMVLLACACTRPPPSSRTPADDPTLRLMDTLRAHARTHAPVCSPDAALLRPGGGIDLERLRAAGHPVIVWTVNDLPTMQALLRRGVDGIISDRPDLLMQAVRDFDANGDGTPGDLLDADGLIDPKRFDAQGHRGARNLRPENTLPSFEAALDHRMTTLELDTVLTADGVPVLSHDPDLSPTKCRHADGSPLPAPVPIATLTVAKLQATFVCDRLLKDRPDQTNDRALSPEAVAFAARAGLPGPYTVPTLSQVFAFAADQADPTHEARDPLRARNARRVRFNVELKRTSEKTGIAPAHGDAVAQVIQEAGLARRVDVQSFDLRAVRSMQDRHPELRAVLLLETRPTAADVKAAE, encoded by the coding sequence ATGCGCACGGCATCGTTCATCCGTCAGGTCCTCATGGTGCTCCTCGCCTGCGCATGCACGAGGCCGCCCCCGTCCTCCCGCACGCCCGCGGACGACCCCACGCTGCGCCTCATGGACACCTTGCGTGCGCACGCACGGACGCACGCTCCCGTGTGCTCTCCAGACGCGGCGCTGCTTCGGCCCGGAGGCGGCATTGACCTGGAGCGCCTCCGCGCCGCCGGCCACCCGGTCATCGTCTGGACCGTGAACGATCTGCCCACGATGCAGGCCCTGCTCCGGCGCGGCGTGGACGGCATCATCAGCGACCGGCCGGACCTCCTGATGCAGGCGGTGCGCGACTTCGACGCCAACGGCGACGGCACCCCCGGGGACCTGCTGGACGCGGACGGGCTCATCGACCCGAAGCGCTTCGATGCGCAGGGCCACCGGGGCGCGCGGAACCTGCGGCCGGAGAACACGCTGCCCTCGTTCGAGGCCGCGCTCGACCACCGGATGACCACGCTGGAGCTGGACACCGTCCTCACCGCCGACGGCGTCCCCGTGCTCTCCCACGACCCGGACCTGTCCCCCACGAAGTGCCGCCACGCGGATGGAAGCCCGCTGCCCGCTCCCGTCCCCATCGCGACCCTCACCGTCGCGAAGCTCCAGGCGACCTTCGTCTGCGACCGGCTCCTGAAAGACCGGCCTGACCAGACGAACGACCGCGCCCTCTCTCCAGAAGCCGTCGCGTTCGCTGCCCGCGCCGGACTCCCGGGCCCCTACACCGTTCCCACCCTGAGTCAGGTGTTCGCCTTCGCGGCGGACCAGGCGGACCCCACCCATGAGGCCCGCGACCCGCTCCGCGCCCGGAACGCCCGCCGTGTCCGCTTCAACGTGGAGCTCAAACGGACATCAGAGAAGACAGGCATCGCTCCAGCCCACGGCGACGCGGTCGCCCAGGTCATCCAGGAAGCAGGGCTCGCACGGAGGGTGGACGTGCAGTCCTTCGACCTGCGCGCCGTGCGCTCCATGCAGGACCGTCACCCGGAGCTGCGCGCCGTTCTCCTCCTGGAGACGCGTCCCACCGCCGCCGACGTGAAGGCGGCTGAGTAG